The following proteins come from a genomic window of Nautilia profundicola AmH:
- a CDS encoding complex I subunit 5 family protein, producing the protein MEAVVFLFLLAILALKVFALINVNDVKKSFIVASTAEVLYLGIAFLGSSALSAAILHIEYQAVFRILAFLMLYEFFNFKNSTNLQDLKGVGFNKWGAVFGFAVFGSLGVSLITSKQLILNSFTCSGMFELGYMIVAINIIQAVYLITLFEKIVFAKGENVLDKVKNILPVGIFTLAGVAVFVLPQVYLIIPKLFSNINSFHLAFGFDYHGIRGIFALIFAFIITMVFLYSFDYIKTYKTFYYSALAVLGVALIEVAMSESFESFYLFWELMTISSYLLIMHSRSDESISAAKLYFVMCIAGAYLLQLAFSNFYAFGIESFSEVKNLSLSTAILLMLGFGVKAGMVPMHKWLPVAHPEAPSSISAPLSGILTKAGIFGIIAIVYIFNFHALVFSYLLIGIGLVTLFYGEIKTLFEKDLKRLLAYSTIGQIGEIITVLGLMSTAALSGALYHIINHAVVKDLLFLSAGLLIMSAGSRNLDDLKGIGKKLPILAFPLGIGIFAISAFPPFGNFNSKFLMIFAATDTHNYLAAFGLIAGAVIGFIGMLRVFKYIFLYNSSKEFKNVGGLKLGVVYLLAFISFLLGIFPNAVLGFINQAISATIHANVIQPEFALHIPLSVTIMIIGAAVVFFFGKTSKNAGILAASFSFLAFLSVLRNSFGISEFFAALVLFMAVLNFLYAARYMDHSHKPYRFFANFMIMIIGIIGVSLSDSIYSMFFYWEIMGGWALYIALVHEEDSYSITEASKYLIYNFAGAGVIMIGLSIVMHYGSYFDVFEMMPLTSYTIFAVALLTVGFLAKAAQFPVRIDYQMHPKPAPTPISGYISSVMLKTGPFMLIMMFYLIAAGMSLTKMLAIDSIAHFAAVVGVITIIMGASFGLLTNSMKRLLIFLTVAEIGYIVAGVSLVTSEGLAGGMLHLINHMFFKDLLFLSAGAIFYKTGIDSLDKLGGIARKMPITFAVFMVAVFATAGVPMFSGFVSKWMIYHALMAKGYVFLAILTILGSVMILLVFVKFMHSAYFGKMDKSFEKIEKVDLFMSVPMIILAVLNIILGIFPYLALKPINMILETFGFNTICISATSVCMGGDNLNLFTLAAYLIAALVIGYLMFLYNKKTRKTHIFLSGVRDLSEKDLHIKSHNFYESVIELIEKIIRITKKVFGLKGGYVER; encoded by the coding sequence GTGGAAGCTGTCGTATTTTTGTTTTTATTAGCTATTCTCGCACTCAAAGTGTTTGCTTTAATAAACGTAAATGACGTAAAAAAGTCGTTTATTGTTGCAAGTACTGCTGAAGTGCTGTATCTTGGTATAGCTTTTTTAGGTTCTTCCGCACTTAGTGCGGCAATACTGCATATTGAATATCAGGCTGTTTTCAGAATTCTGGCGTTTTTGATGCTGTATGAGTTTTTTAATTTTAAAAACTCAACAAATCTGCAGGATTTAAAAGGTGTCGGATTTAACAAATGGGGTGCAGTGTTCGGGTTTGCTGTTTTTGGAAGTTTGGGCGTTTCTCTTATTACTTCCAAACAGTTGATTTTGAATTCATTTACATGTTCGGGAATGTTTGAGCTTGGATATATGATTGTGGCGATAAATATTATTCAGGCGGTTTATTTAATTACGCTTTTTGAAAAAATCGTTTTTGCAAAAGGTGAAAACGTACTGGATAAAGTAAAAAACATACTGCCTGTCGGGATTTTTACACTGGCTGGTGTTGCGGTTTTTGTTTTGCCTCAGGTTTATCTGATAATTCCTAAACTCTTCAGTAATATAAATTCTTTCCATTTGGCGTTTGGGTTTGATTATCACGGAATCAGAGGCATTTTTGCATTGATTTTTGCTTTTATAATCACAATGGTGTTTTTATATTCGTTTGATTATATAAAAACATATAAAACATTTTATTATTCCGCTTTGGCGGTTTTGGGTGTTGCACTGATTGAAGTTGCAATGAGTGAAAGTTTTGAGAGTTTTTATCTGTTTTGGGAGCTTATGACAATATCTTCATATCTGCTCATTATGCATTCAAGAAGCGATGAGTCGATAAGTGCGGCAAAACTTTATTTTGTAATGTGTATTGCCGGTGCGTATCTTCTTCAGCTTGCGTTTTCTAATTTTTACGCTTTTGGGATTGAGAGTTTCTCGGAAGTTAAAAACCTTTCTTTAAGCACTGCGATACTGTTAATGCTTGGTTTCGGGGTAAAAGCGGGTATGGTGCCGATGCACAAATGGCTGCCTGTGGCACACCCTGAAGCACCGAGCAGTATTTCCGCGCCGCTTTCCGGTATCTTAACCAAAGCCGGGATTTTCGGAATAATCGCAATCGTTTATATATTTAATTTTCATGCGCTTGTTTTTTCTTATCTGTTGATAGGAATAGGACTTGTGACACTTTTTTACGGTGAGATTAAAACACTTTTTGAAAAAGATCTAAAAAGGCTTCTGGCATATTCCACCATAGGACAAATCGGTGAAATTATCACGGTTTTAGGACTAATGAGCACAGCAGCTTTAAGTGGGGCGCTGTATCATATTATCAACCATGCGGTGGTAAAAGATCTTTTATTTTTAAGTGCCGGTCTTTTAATAATGAGTGCCGGTAGTAGAAACCTTGACGATTTAAAAGGTATAGGTAAAAAACTGCCGATCCTCGCATTTCCTTTGGGAATAGGCATCTTTGCTATAAGTGCATTTCCACCTTTTGGGAATTTTAACTCTAAGTTTTTAATGATATTTGCCGCTACGGATACTCATAATTACCTTGCGGCTTTCGGACTTATAGCAGGTGCCGTTATCGGATTTATCGGGATGCTCAGGGTATTTAAATATATCTTCTTATATAATTCTTCTAAAGAGTTTAAAAATGTAGGCGGGCTCAAACTCGGTGTTGTTTATCTGTTGGCGTTTATTTCGTTTTTACTCGGTATTTTCCCAAATGCCGTTTTAGGGTTTATAAATCAGGCAATAAGCGCTACAATTCACGCAAATGTAATTCAGCCGGAATTTGCATTGCATATTCCTCTTAGCGTTACTATAATGATTATAGGTGCGGCGGTTGTGTTTTTCTTTGGAAAAACAAGTAAAAACGCCGGAATTTTGGCTGCGAGTTTTTCATTCCTGGCGTTTTTGAGTGTTCTTAGAAACAGTTTCGGTATCAGTGAATTTTTTGCGGCTCTTGTGCTGTTTATGGCTGTTTTAAACTTTTTATATGCGGCGAGGTATATGGATCACTCACATAAACCGTACAGGTTTTTTGCAAACTTTATGATAATGATTATAGGTATTATAGGGGTTAGTTTAAGTGACAGTATTTATTCGATGTTCTTTTACTGGGAGATAATGGGCGGATGGGCGCTGTATATTGCGCTTGTTCATGAAGAGGATTCATATTCAATTACTGAAGCCAGTAAATATCTTATTTACAATTTTGCCGGTGCCGGTGTTATTATGATAGGACTCAGCATCGTAATGCATTACGGAAGTTATTTTGACGTGTTTGAAATGATGCCTTTAACAAGTTACACAATTTTCGCGGTTGCACTTTTAACTGTAGGATTCCTTGCAAAAGCTGCACAGTTTCCTGTCAGAATCGATTATCAAATGCACCCGAAACCCGCTCCGACTCCTATTAGCGGATATATTTCATCAGTGATGCTAAAAACCGGGCCTTTTATGCTGATTATGATGTTTTATCTGATAGCCGCTGGTATGAGCCTTACTAAAATGCTCGCAATCGATTCGATTGCCCATTTTGCGGCTGTTGTGGGTGTGATCACCATTATCATGGGGGCAAGTTTCGGACTTCTTACAAATTCTATGAAAAGACTTCTTATTTTCTTAACGGTTGCCGAAATCGGATATATCGTAGCCGGTGTTTCCCTTGTAACAAGCGAAGGGCTTGCCGGGGGAATGCTTCATTTAATTAACCATATGTTTTTTAAAGACCTGCTGTTTTTGAGTGCAGGTGCTATTTTTTATAAAACTGGAATCGACAGTTTAGATAAACTCGGAGGAATCGCACGTAAAATGCCTATTACTTTTGCGGTGTTTATGGTGGCTGTGTTTGCGACTGCCGGTGTTCCGATGTTTAGCGGCTTTGTATCAAAATGGATGATTTATCATGCACTTATGGCTAAAGGGTATGTGTTCTTGGCGATTCTTACGATTCTTGGAAGCGTAATGATTCTTCTTGTATTTGTTAAATTTATGCACAGTGCATATTTCGGAAAAATGGATAAAAGTTTTGAAAAAATAGAAAAAGTAGATCTTTTCATGTCTGTTCCTATGATAATTTTGGCGGTTTTAAATATTATCTTGGGAATATTCCCGTATCTTGCACTTAAACCTATCAATATGATCTTAGAGACTTTCGGATTCAACACAATATGCATAAGCGCAACATCCGTATGCATGGGAGGGGACAATCTTAACCTGTTTACGCTTGCAGCGTATCTGATTGCGGCTTTGGTTATCGGTTATCTGATGTTTTTATACAACAAAAAAACAAGAAAAACCCATATTTTCCTATCAGGTGTAAGGGATTTAAGTGAAAAAGATCTGCATATCAAATCCCATAACTTCTATGAAAGCGTAATAGAGCTGATCGAAAAAATTATCCGTATCACAAAAAAAGTATTCGGATTAAAAGGAGGATACGTTGAGCGCTAA
- a CDS encoding methyl-accepting chemotaxis protein, with protein sequence MRFKDISISKKIHYPLIGAIIIGIIIMVVISYTSTLNIKKEIFNNTKKDLISLFNLKMEAKKDVGLTNSIAIAQNSAVIKALQTGDREIALKSLKNLTAYYKKYTKFKNIKIHIHTADLHSFLRVWKPNKHGDDLSGFRKTIVWVKEHKKPLVAIELGRAGLVLRGISPVIYNNQYLGSIEFMQGLNSIAKDLKKENIYTLIIFDKKYLNIATFLKNAPEIMQNYVLALKTGVYDINFFQELKNKKLQNILKTENFFCVSIPIKDFSGNIVAYAILGKPLNLIEGAIKESETTLIYQLIAMLIIDIFIVVILMVIISKSVAKPIKELNERVEDLAEGEGDLTKKIMADSHDEIGTVSSNINKFLDKLRNIINSLKELISQTVSITNQTDKVTKKVKNSIEKQTKLLNNAKSFTQNIEEDVESTKQIVLKTAEDIKNTQQVLEDLATSLNSIVTNIQNNTNQELEISNKVTMLADQSNQIKEIINIIKEIADQTNLLALNAAIEAARAGEHGRGFAVVADEVRKLAERTQKSLSEIDSAIGIIVQGIMETQSEIQNNAKDSEELSNIAYSLIEKSNNSMSKLNTTIEIADQAKKESENIYNSIKELVKIIDNLSKEADISKEAIKELNAIVSKLDSITKNLSNEVNNFKS encoded by the coding sequence ATGCGCTTTAAAGATATATCCATTTCGAAAAAAATCCATTATCCTTTGATTGGTGCTATTATAATTGGTATTATCATTATGGTTGTGATAAGTTATACTTCAACTTTAAATATTAAAAAGGAAATTTTCAATAACACCAAAAAAGATTTAATCAGTCTTTTTAATTTAAAAATGGAAGCAAAAAAAGACGTTGGACTTACTAACTCAATTGCCATAGCACAAAATTCTGCAGTAATAAAAGCTTTACAAACAGGAGACAGGGAAATAGCATTAAAATCATTAAAAAATCTAACTGCTTATTATAAAAAATACACAAAATTTAAAAACATAAAAATACATATCCATACAGCTGATCTGCATTCATTTCTAAGAGTTTGGAAACCGAACAAACACGGTGATGATTTAAGCGGGTTTAGAAAGACAATAGTTTGGGTTAAAGAACACAAAAAGCCACTTGTAGCGATAGAACTCGGTCGTGCGGGACTGGTACTCAGAGGAATTTCCCCTGTAATTTACAATAACCAATACTTAGGCAGTATTGAATTTATGCAAGGACTTAATTCAATTGCAAAAGATTTAAAAAAAGAAAATATTTATACTTTGATTATTTTTGATAAAAAGTATCTAAATATTGCAACTTTTCTTAAAAACGCACCTGAAATTATGCAAAATTATGTATTGGCATTAAAAACAGGAGTATATGACATTAACTTTTTTCAAGAACTTAAAAACAAAAAATTACAAAACATACTTAAAACTGAAAACTTCTTCTGTGTTTCGATACCAATAAAAGATTTTAGCGGAAACATTGTAGCATATGCCATTTTAGGTAAACCCCTTAACTTAATTGAAGGAGCTATCAAAGAGAGCGAAACAACACTCATATATCAATTAATAGCAATGCTTATAATAGATATATTTATTGTAGTAATTCTTATGGTAATAATTTCTAAAAGTGTAGCCAAACCAATCAAAGAATTAAATGAAAGAGTTGAAGATTTAGCAGAAGGTGAAGGTGATTTAACAAAAAAAATCATGGCTGATTCGCATGATGAAATAGGAACTGTTTCATCAAATATTAATAAATTCCTTGATAAACTCAGAAACATTATAAACTCTTTAAAAGAATTAATTTCCCAAACAGTCTCTATTACAAATCAAACAGATAAAGTTACCAAAAAAGTAAAAAACTCTATTGAAAAACAAACAAAACTTTTAAACAATGCAAAATCTTTTACCCAAAATATTGAAGAAGATGTCGAATCTACCAAACAGATAGTTTTAAAAACTGCAGAAGACATAAAAAACACTCAGCAGGTATTGGAAGATTTAGCAACATCTTTAAATAGTATTGTCACGAATATTCAAAACAATACAAATCAAGAGTTAGAAATTTCCAATAAAGTCACTATGCTTGCTGATCAATCTAACCAAATTAAAGAAATAATAAATATTATTAAAGAAATAGCCGATCAGACTAATCTCTTAGCACTTAATGCTGCAATAGAGGCGGCAAGAGCCGGTGAACACGGAAGAGGTTTTGCCGTGGTTGCGGATGAAGTTAGAAAACTTGCCGAAAGAACACAAAAAAGTTTAAGTGAAATAGACAGTGCTATAGGTATTATCGTACAAGGAATTATGGAAACTCAAAGTGAAATTCAAAATAATGCCAAAGATTCCGAAGAGCTTTCAAATATTGCATACAGCCTAATAGAAAAATCAAACAACAGTATGTCAAAACTAAATACGACTATTGAAATTGCAGATCAGGCTAAAAAAGAGAGTGAAAATATTTACAATTCCATTAAAGAACTTGTAAAAATTATTGATAATTTAAGTAAAGAAGCTGATATCAGTAAAGAAGCAATTAAAGAGCTAAATGCTATTGTGTCAAAATTGGATTCAATTACAAAAAACCTTTCTAATGAAGTTAATAATTTTAAATCTTAA
- a CDS encoding FxsA family protein — protein sequence MGLIYFLVYLFLEIFFSYEFAKVFTPFGLFLEVLITAVAGITIIRTLNFSMAESMQRVMRREISEEEFISIGLFKLIGAILLFIPGVFSDFVGLLLMFEPFAKWFARKFLKRNNVYHGTHYYNDDAEIIDVEIIEEIPKRD from the coding sequence ATGGGACTAATATATTTTTTGGTGTATCTTTTTTTGGAGATATTTTTTTCTTATGAGTTTGCGAAAGTGTTTACACCATTCGGGCTTTTTTTGGAAGTTTTAATTACGGCGGTTGCGGGAATTACTATTATTAGAACCCTTAATTTTTCAATGGCTGAGAGTATGCAGCGTGTAATGCGCAGGGAAATCAGCGAAGAGGAATTTATTTCAATAGGGCTTTTTAAATTAATCGGTGCGATTTTACTTTTTATTCCGGGTGTTTTCAGCGATTTTGTAGGGCTTCTTTTAATGTTTGAACCGTTTGCGAAATGGTTTGCAAGAAAATTTTTAAAAAGAAACAACGTTTATCACGGTACTCATTATTACAATGACGATGCGGAAATTATTGATGTGGAGATTATAGAAGAAATCCCTAAAAGGGATTAA
- a CDS encoding GNAT family N-acetyltransferase, producing MKIIFDVYDYIDDLMALYKNEWWSDKRSKGDVIKMLQNTTFVFGIVKDDKLIAFCRVLSDLVYKALIFDVIVDKNYRGDGVSKILLNEVFNHPKLRNVAGFELYCLEEMKDYYEKLGFKKLDLILMKR from the coding sequence TTGAAAATCATCTTTGATGTGTATGATTATATTGATGATTTGATGGCTCTTTACAAAAACGAGTGGTGGAGTGATAAAAGAAGCAAGGGTGACGTTATAAAAATGCTTCAAAACACCACTTTTGTTTTCGGTATAGTTAAAGATGATAAGCTGATAGCATTTTGCCGGGTTTTAAGTGATTTAGTTTATAAAGCATTGATTTTTGACGTAATTGTCGATAAAAATTATAGAGGAGATGGTGTAAGTAAAATTTTATTAAATGAGGTTTTTAATCATCCGAAATTAAGAAATGTTGCAGGGTTTGAGCTTTATTGTTTAGAGGAGATGAAAGATTATTATGAAAAATTAGGTTTTAAAAAGCTTGATTTGATATTAATGAAGAGGTGA
- a CDS encoding proline--tRNA ligase, which yields MRWSRFFAYTQKEAPKDAVVASHKYLVRGGYIKQVAAGIYDFAPLGKMVLDNIRDIIKKEMDASGAQEVMLTFVTPNELWEETGRAKKYGKELLRIKDRKDQSFVLAPTNEESVVDLVRGTIKSYKQLPVNLYQINLKFRDEARPRFGLLRGREFIMKDAYSFHATEEDLDREFNLMEETYKNIFTKLGLDFRAVWADSGAIGGSGSKEFMVLADTGEDDIVVCSECDYAANIEVATRKHEKRENPVKTEVIEEVHTPDMKSIEDVCNFIGVDPYFSIKAVVKKAIYDDGKSEIVVFFVRGTDTLEETKATNAVGALELVDASEEELEAVGLVPGFIGPFGLPSSVRYIIDDDLRMAEELVCGANKKDYHIKGAGLLDANLLGNLTVYRDIAAVKEGDKCPKCGAPLKITKGIEVGHIFKLGTVYSEPMNATFLDENGKAKPFIMGCYGIGVSRLISAAIEQNHDDKGIIWPKQIAPFVVDIIVGDVKKDEQLIFAEDLYDKLTSAGVKTILDDRAERFGPKIADFELVGFPVCVIVGKKLKDGKVEVRDRRTGEKFEVEKDMALEKVMEIINN from the coding sequence ATGAGATGGAGTAGATTTTTTGCCTATACACAAAAAGAAGCACCGAAAGACGCTGTGGTTGCAAGCCACAAGTACCTGGTAAGAGGCGGGTATATCAAGCAGGTGGCCGCAGGAATATATGATTTTGCGCCTCTTGGAAAAATGGTGCTTGATAATATCAGGGATATCATCAAAAAAGAGATGGACGCTTCTGGAGCGCAGGAAGTAATGCTTACATTCGTAACTCCTAACGAACTTTGGGAAGAGACCGGAAGGGCTAAAAAATACGGAAAAGAATTACTAAGAATCAAAGACAGAAAAGACCAGAGCTTCGTACTTGCTCCTACAAACGAAGAGAGTGTGGTTGATCTCGTTAGAGGAACTATTAAAAGTTATAAACAGCTGCCTGTAAATCTTTATCAGATAAACCTTAAATTCAGAGATGAAGCAAGACCGAGATTCGGGCTTTTAAGAGGTCGTGAATTTATAATGAAAGACGCATATTCGTTTCATGCAACCGAAGAGGATTTGGACAGGGAATTTAATTTAATGGAAGAGACGTATAAAAATATTTTCACTAAACTGGGACTTGACTTCAGAGCCGTATGGGCGGACAGTGGAGCGATAGGCGGAAGCGGGTCTAAAGAATTTATGGTGCTTGCGGATACGGGTGAAGATGATATCGTAGTATGCAGCGAGTGTGATTACGCCGCAAATATAGAAGTGGCTACAAGAAAACATGAAAAAAGAGAAAACCCTGTAAAAACGGAAGTAATTGAGGAAGTACATACTCCTGATATGAAATCTATTGAAGATGTGTGTAACTTTATAGGTGTTGATCCGTATTTCAGTATAAAAGCGGTTGTTAAAAAAGCTATATATGATGACGGGAAAAGTGAAATAGTGGTGTTTTTTGTTCGTGGAACCGATACATTGGAAGAAACAAAAGCCACAAATGCCGTAGGTGCGCTTGAACTTGTGGACGCAAGCGAGGAAGAACTTGAAGCTGTGGGACTTGTACCTGGATTTATCGGACCGTTCGGGCTTCCAAGCAGCGTGAGATATATAATAGACGATGATTTAAGAATGGCGGAAGAGCTTGTATGCGGTGCGAATAAAAAAGACTATCACATCAAAGGCGCCGGGCTTCTTGATGCGAATCTGCTCGGAAACCTCACTGTATACAGGGATATAGCCGCTGTAAAAGAAGGCGATAAATGCCCGAAATGCGGAGCTCCTTTGAAAATAACAAAAGGTATCGAAGTAGGGCATATTTTTAAATTAGGAACTGTTTACAGCGAACCTATGAACGCTACGTTTTTAGATGAAAACGGTAAAGCCAAACCGTTTATCATGGGTTGTTACGGAATAGGTGTCAGCAGACTGATTTCCGCCGCAATAGAGCAAAACCATGATGACAAAGGAATCATATGGCCTAAACAGATTGCTCCTTTTGTGGTTGATATAATTGTAGGGGATGTTAAAAAGGACGAGCAGTTAATTTTTGCTGAAGATTTGTATGATAAACTGACAAGTGCGGGAGTTAAAACTATACTTGACGACAGAGCAGAGAGATTCGGGCCTAAAATTGCGGATTTTGAACTTGTGGGATTTCCTGTATGTGTTATTGTAGGAAAAAAACTTAAAGACGGAAAAGTGGAAGTAAGAGACAGACGCACGGGCGAGAAGTTCGAAGTTGAAAAAGACATGGCTCTTGAAAAAGTTATGGAGATAATTAATAATTGA
- a CDS encoding RNA-binding S4 domain-containing protein has translation MRIDKFLNAVNIVKRRSIADEMCKEGVVFINGKKAKPAKDVKVGDTIEIHYLSGIKKYEVLQIPETKTIPKSKKHEYVKEI, from the coding sequence TTGAGAATAGACAAGTTTTTAAATGCGGTAAACATCGTAAAAAGACGCTCAATTGCCGATGAAATGTGCAAAGAAGGCGTTGTTTTTATAAACGGTAAAAAAGCAAAACCGGCAAAAGACGTAAAAGTGGGTGATACGATAGAGATTCACTACTTAAGCGGAATTAAAAAATATGAAGTTTTGCAGATTCCAGAAACCAAAACGATTCCAAAAAGTAAAAAACACGAATATGTTAAGGAGATTTAA
- a CDS encoding argininosuccinate synthase: MKVVLAYSGGLDTSIILKWLQDTYNAEVVTFTADIGQGEEVEEAREKAIKLGVKPENIFIEDLREDFVRDYVFPMFRANAIYEGEYLLGTSIARPLIAKRQIEIAKQVGAEAVAHGATGKGNDQVRFELGYYALKPDIKVIAPWREWDLNSREKLLAYAEKHGIPINRHGKKSPYSMDANLLHISYEGGILEDPWAEPEEDMWRWTVSPEKAPDKPEYIEIDFEKGDAVAINGARMTPAQILETLNEYGKKHGIGRLDIVENRFVGMKSRGCYETPGGTILLKAHRAIESITLDKGEAHLKDEIMPKYAELIYNGFWFSPEREALQKLIDQTQENCEGTVRLKLYKGNVTVVGRKSPKSLFSPEFATFEEDSVYNQKDAEGFIKLNALRFIIEGYVRGKK, from the coding sequence ATGAAAGTTGTATTGGCATATAGTGGAGGACTTGATACAAGTATCATTCTTAAATGGCTTCAGGACACTTACAATGCGGAAGTTGTAACATTCACAGCTGACATCGGACAGGGTGAGGAAGTAGAAGAAGCGAGAGAAAAAGCAATAAAACTTGGTGTAAAACCTGAAAATATTTTTATCGAAGATTTAAGAGAAGATTTTGTTAGAGATTACGTATTCCCAATGTTCAGGGCAAATGCGATTTATGAAGGCGAATATCTACTTGGGACTTCAATCGCAAGACCTTTAATTGCAAAAAGACAGATCGAAATTGCTAAACAAGTCGGTGCTGAAGCTGTAGCACACGGAGCGACAGGAAAAGGAAACGACCAGGTAAGATTCGAACTCGGATATTATGCATTAAAACCTGATATCAAAGTAATCGCACCTTGGAGAGAATGGGATCTAAATTCAAGGGAAAAACTGCTTGCATATGCGGAAAAACACGGTATTCCAATTAACAGACACGGTAAAAAATCTCCTTATTCAATGGATGCGAACCTTCTTCATATTTCATACGAAGGCGGAATTTTGGAAGATCCTTGGGCGGAACCTGAAGAAGATATGTGGAGATGGACGGTATCACCTGAAAAAGCTCCTGACAAGCCTGAATATATCGAAATCGATTTTGAAAAAGGCGACGCGGTTGCAATTAACGGTGCGAGAATGACTCCTGCACAGATACTTGAAACACTAAACGAATACGGTAAAAAACACGGTATCGGAAGACTTGATATAGTTGAAAACAGATTTGTCGGAATGAAAAGCAGAGGTTGTTATGAAACTCCGGGAGGAACTATCCTTCTAAAAGCGCACAGAGCAATTGAGAGCATTACACTTGATAAAGGTGAAGCTCACCTTAAAGACGAAATCATGCCTAAATACGCAGAGCTTATTTACAACGGATTCTGGTTCTCTCCTGAAAGGGAAGCTCTTCAAAAACTAATCGACCAGACTCAGGAAAACTGTGAAGGAACTGTAAGACTAAAACTTTACAAAGGAAACGTAACGGTAGTGGGAAGAAAATCGCCAAAATCACTTTTCAGCCCTGAATTCGCTACATTCGAAGAAGACAGCGTATATAATCAAAAAGACGCTGAAGGATTTATTAAACTAAACGCTCTTAGGTTTATTATCGAAGGATACGTAAGAGGCAAAAAATAA
- a CDS encoding rhodanese-like domain-containing protein codes for MAKLTQFENEVVGRFKESLTFNKEKENLANIDIHKARELLKEVGAILLDVTLPHLVDPQNAEEAGIVNAYYTPYPEFADYIDILPDDKTQPIVVACRKAFFASRIKGLLDILGYENVYVMTDDIKYLIEAHLAHTEG; via the coding sequence ATGGCAAAATTAACACAGTTTGAAAATGAAGTTGTAGGAAGATTTAAAGAAAGTCTTACATTTAACAAAGAGAAAGAAAATTTGGCAAATATTGATATTCACAAAGCAAGAGAATTATTAAAAGAGGTAGGAGCTATTTTACTTGATGTTACGCTTCCGCATTTAGTAGATCCACAAAACGCAGAAGAAGCAGGAATTGTTAATGCATACTATACTCCTTACCCGGAATTTGCGGATTATATAGATATATTGCCTGATGATAAGACACAGCCGATTGTTGTAGCTTGCAGAAAAGCATTTTTCGCAAGCAGAATAAAAGGTTTATTAGATATATTAGGTTATGAAAATGTTTATGTGATGACTGATGACATTAAATATCTTATTGAAGCTCATTTGGCACATACGGAAGGATAA
- a CDS encoding phosphoribosyltransferase, translating to MYENRRSAGKMLAEKLKKLKEEGKIVDPVVVALPRGGVPIGVEIAKALNAPLDLLFVKKIPAPGNEELAIGSVSENGIVFLNQELIDKFGVDESYLQEKGIEKIQEMARLRDKYKHDPVPLEGRDVILVDDGIATGASMYLAAQSIARDLPRSIIIAVPVAPKDENILNMLRSVSHHLEILETPEMFMSVGRWYDDFHQLSDEEVKELLKELKVKN from the coding sequence ATGTATGAAAATAGAAGAAGTGCCGGAAAGATGCTGGCTGAAAAGCTGAAGAAGTTAAAAGAGGAGGGGAAAATAGTTGATCCGGTAGTTGTTGCACTTCCAAGAGGAGGTGTCCCTATTGGAGTAGAAATTGCAAAGGCTCTTAATGCTCCTTTGGATTTATTGTTTGTTAAAAAAATTCCGGCTCCAGGTAATGAAGAGTTGGCTATCGGAAGTGTAAGTGAAAACGGCATTGTTTTTTTAAATCAGGAATTAATTGATAAATTTGGCGTTGATGAAAGTTATTTACAGGAAAAAGGTATTGAAAAAATTCAAGAAATGGCAAGACTCAGAGACAAATATAAACATGATCCGGTTCCGCTTGAAGGAAGAGATGTTATTTTGGTTGATGACGGAATAGCAACTGGTGCAAGTATGTATTTAGCCGCGCAGAGTATTGCAAGGGATTTACCAAGAAGTATAATAATCGCTGTGCCAGTGGCTCCAAAAGATGAGAATATTTTAAATATGCTTAGGAGTGTTTCACATCATTTGGAAATTTTAGAAACTCCTGAAATGTTTATGAGTGTAGGAAGATGGTATGATGATTTTCATCAGTTAAGTGACGAAGAAGTAAAAGAGCTGTTAAAGGAATTAAAAGTAAAAAATTAA